One Tamlana carrageenivorans genomic region harbors:
- the hemF gene encoding oxygen-dependent coproporphyrinogen oxidase: protein MKDKFYQYIQNLQDQITSKLESVDGQAKFQEDLWERPEGGGGRTRVIENGHVFEKGGVNISGVHGKLPKSMQTYFKVGDVDFFACGLSLVLHPKNPMAPTVHANWRYFEMYDKSGNIIDSWFGGGQDLTPYYLFDEDAKHFHQTCKTACDKHNPEFYPTYKKRCDEYFYNTHRNEGRGIGGLFFDYCKANDEMSMEDWYNFVTEVGDSFLEAYVPIIERRKDLPYTQDQRNWQEIRRGRYVEFNLVHDKGTLFGLKTNGRIESILMSLPPHVQWVYDHHPEPGSEEERLIAVLQNPIDWN, encoded by the coding sequence ATGAAGGATAAATTTTATCAATACATTCAAAATTTACAAGACCAAATAACCTCTAAATTAGAGTCTGTTGATGGCCAAGCCAAGTTTCAAGAAGATTTATGGGAACGCCCCGAAGGCGGCGGCGGAAGAACCCGAGTGATTGAAAATGGACATGTTTTTGAAAAAGGCGGTGTAAACATCTCGGGCGTACACGGTAAATTACCTAAATCTATGCAAACCTATTTTAAAGTAGGGGATGTTGATTTTTTTGCCTGCGGATTGAGTTTAGTACTTCACCCAAAAAACCCTATGGCGCCCACCGTGCATGCCAATTGGCGTTATTTTGAAATGTATGATAAATCGGGAAATATTATTGATAGCTGGTTTGGTGGCGGACAAGATTTAACACCCTATTACCTGTTTGATGAAGATGCTAAGCATTTTCATCAAACCTGTAAAACAGCCTGCGATAAACACAACCCAGAGTTTTACCCAACCTATAAAAAGCGTTGCGACGAATACTTTTATAACACTCACCGCAATGAGGGGCGGGGTATTGGTGGTTTATTTTTCGATTATTGCAAAGCCAATGATGAAATGTCTATGGAGGATTGGTACAACTTTGTTACCGAGGTTGGCGATAGTTTCCTAGAGGCTTATGTTCCTATTATTGAACGCAGAAAAGACCTTCCCTATACCCAGGATCAGCGCAATTGGCAAGAAATTCGCCGCGGCCGCTATGTTGAATTTAATTTGGTACACGACAAAGGCACCCTTTTCGGTTTAAAAACAAACGGACGCATAGAAAGTATTTTAATGAGTTTACCACCGCATGTGCAATGGGTATATGACCACCACCCAGAACCTGGTAGTGAAGAAGAAAGATTAATAGCGGTTTTACAAAACCCTATAGATTGGAATTAA
- a CDS encoding YchJ family protein: protein MLCYCGSLKTYKDCCEIIHQNIAHAKTAEQLMRSRYSAFVLADGDYLMASHQSKTRQPKEKKAIVNWAKSVQWIKLDVLETTKGLEKDSEGTVTFNAYFYENGQVDCIHEKSAFVKENNLWMYLGLSK from the coding sequence ATGTTGTGTTACTGTGGAAGTCTAAAAACCTATAAAGACTGCTGTGAAATAATTCATCAAAACATAGCTCATGCTAAAACTGCCGAACAGCTTATGCGCTCTAGATATAGTGCCTTTGTTTTGGCCGATGGCGATTATTTAATGGCTAGTCACCAGAGTAAAACAAGGCAACCTAAAGAAAAGAAAGCCATTGTAAATTGGGCAAAATCGGTACAATGGATTAAATTAGACGTATTAGAAACCACAAAAGGCCTAGAAAAAGATTCTGAAGGCACCGTTACTTTTAATGCCTATTTTTATGAAAATGGTCAAGTAGACTGTATTCATGAAAAATCGGCATTTGTAAAAGAAAACAACCTTTGGATGTATTTAGGACTCAGTAAATAA
- the hemB gene encoding porphobilinogen synthase, with product MFPLKRNRRLRTNEAIRSLVRETILTPNDFLVPLFVVEGKGVKDEIPSMPNYFRYSLDLLEAEVKALWQLGLKSVLLFVKVPDNLKDNKGTEALNPNGLMQRAIKTVKNACPDMLVMTDVALDPYSIYGHDGIIENGQIINDDTAEFLAEMSISHATAGADFVAPSDMMDGRILSIREALEDEGFINTGIMSYSAKYASAFYGPFRDALDSAPVDLVDIPKDKKTYQMDYGNRFEALRETEMDIDEGADIVMVKPGLSYLDILRDIKNEVDVPVAVYQVSGEYAMIKAAAEKGWLDHDQVMMETTTAFKRAGADIIASYFAKDVVKILNG from the coding sequence ATGTTCCCTTTAAAAAGAAATAGACGTTTAAGAACCAATGAAGCCATTCGTTCGCTTGTTAGAGAAACCATACTCACGCCAAACGATTTTTTAGTGCCGCTTTTTGTGGTGGAAGGCAAAGGGGTTAAAGATGAAATTCCATCGATGCCTAATTACTTCCGTTATAGTTTAGATTTATTAGAAGCTGAAGTTAAAGCGCTTTGGCAACTAGGTTTAAAATCGGTGTTGCTTTTTGTAAAAGTACCCGATAATTTAAAAGACAATAAGGGTACTGAAGCCTTAAACCCAAATGGTTTGATGCAACGCGCCATTAAAACCGTTAAAAATGCCTGCCCTGATATGTTGGTTATGACCGATGTCGCTCTAGACCCATACTCAATTTACGGGCATGATGGTATTATTGAAAACGGACAAATTATAAACGACGATACTGCCGAGTTTTTAGCTGAAATGAGCATTTCTCACGCTACAGCTGGTGCCGATTTTGTAGCGCCAAGCGATATGATGGATGGTCGTATTTTAAGCATTCGTGAAGCTTTGGAAGATGAGGGTTTCATAAACACTGGGATTATGAGCTACTCGGCAAAATATGCCTCAGCTTTTTATGGTCCTTTTCGTGATGCTCTAGATTCTGCTCCTGTAGATTTAGTTGATATTCCAAAAGATAAAAAAACTTATCAAATGGATTACGGTAACCGTTTTGAAGCCCTTCGTGAAACCGAAATGGATATTGATGAAGGCGCCGATATCGTCATGGTAAAACCAGGACTTTCTTATTTAGATATTTTAAGAGATATTAAAAACGAAGTGGATGTTCCCGTAGCTGTGTATCAAGTTTCAGGTGAATATGCCATGATAAAAGCTGCTGCCGAAAAAGGCTGGTTAGACCACGATCAAGTTATGATGGAAACTACCACCGCTTTTAAACGTGCTGGCGCCGATATTATCGCTTCATATTTTGCCAAAGATGTGGTTAAAATTTTAAACGGCTAA
- a CDS encoding ABC transporter permease, translating to MKNWFSILKNELALIFEDKSILLTCLVAPLLYAFFIGSIYSEKEVNEIPIAVVDYDHSNLSRKVSQLINSSEKVNINGHFSSLEEAMFYFNNLEVQGIVVIPKGFQNKTMNLDGSHVELILNNTKFLTSNEINKAVQQVVLTVAGGVRMSYYVSNKIPLDIAKQKAQPIMPVIKSIHNATNNYGDYLLPILLILILQQTLIIGFGQSVVHEFNHGMLQDIESYSFYDFMCVLSAKGTYYIMLYVVYFFIFYKLIFSHFFLAFNGSICFHLMLSGLFITIVLLYTILLASFFKTTIGWTEILAFSTYPLFLISGYSWPIESMPEPLQVVTNLLPSTPFFKIFNALSNEGAHLVDVSKEVMHLLILLALGYMMLFVRFKFLKRRKPKVITG from the coding sequence ATGAAAAATTGGTTTTCTATTTTAAAAAATGAGCTTGCGCTTATATTTGAGGACAAAAGTATTTTACTAACATGTTTAGTAGCTCCCTTGCTTTATGCCTTTTTTATAGGCTCTATATATTCTGAAAAAGAGGTAAATGAAATTCCTATTGCAGTTGTAGATTACGACCATTCTAATCTATCCAGAAAGGTTTCACAGCTTATTAATTCATCTGAAAAAGTAAACATAAACGGTCATTTTTCAAGTTTGGAAGAGGCCATGTTCTATTTTAATAATTTAGAGGTGCAAGGGATTGTTGTTATCCCTAAGGGTTTTCAGAATAAAACCATGAATTTAGATGGTTCTCATGTTGAATTGATTTTAAATAACACCAAGTTTTTAACGTCAAATGAAATAAATAAAGCAGTACAGCAGGTTGTTTTAACAGTCGCTGGAGGCGTGCGAATGAGTTATTATGTTAGCAATAAAATACCTTTAGATATTGCGAAACAAAAAGCACAACCGATAATGCCGGTAATTAAATCAATACATAATGCAACCAATAATTATGGTGATTATTTATTGCCAATTTTATTGATTTTAATTTTACAACAAACCCTAATTATTGGTTTTGGGCAAAGTGTTGTTCATGAATTTAACCACGGCATGTTACAAGATATTGAGAGCTATTCTTTTTATGATTTTATGTGTGTTTTATCAGCGAAAGGCACTTATTATATCATGCTTTATGTGGTTTACTTTTTCATTTTTTACAAATTGATATTTTCGCATTTCTTTTTGGCTTTCAACGGATCTATCTGCTTTCACTTGATGTTAAGTGGTTTGTTTATTACAATCGTTTTATTATACACCATTTTGTTGGCAAGTTTTTTTAAAACTACCATTGGTTGGACTGAAATATTAGCATTTTCCACCTATCCCTTATTTTTAATTTCGGGCTATTCTTGGCCTATAGAGTCTATGCCTGAACCTCTTCAGGTAGTTACGAATTTGTTACCTTCAACACCTTTTTTTAAAATTTTTAATGCGTTGTCTAATGAAGGTGCACATCTAGTAGATGTTTCTAAAGAAGTCATGCACCTACTTATTTTATTAGCGCTTGGATATATGATGTTGTTTGTCCGATTTAAATTTTTAAAACGAAGAAAGCCTAAAGTAATAACTGGTTAG
- a CDS encoding ABC transporter permease, with protein sequence MKYSIINIIVREFLILKKRPAAWVLILVIPTVIFFYLGYIYKEGGIETVNIAVLDLDQSALSRKVISNVEAAPKLKIIKFLNSNDKLEDVFIKYPEVKGFYVIPEHFEKQIFRGEQTKLLVYSNASNIVFGNLIYKEAASFINTMSAGINYNAFKTQGIPNKKALKMIMPVKVHVKPLYNPYYNYLFYLIPGLTTVLLQMLVFLLAARSINSEYTNNTYSELLNLANGKLFNIIFGKLLAYTIVGFMVGVFIFSTVHPLLGIPISPSTLAFLPVVLLFVMVNAMLGMMVSAIFKNEAIAMDVSFVYNSPAFVFSGFTFPIMAMPAFNMWYAQLIPYTHFLSAFIKGVEMSTPFVFLTQQVIYLLLFLAVGYIVTTTILLVRHKKSMV encoded by the coding sequence TTGAAATATTCTATAATAAACATAATTGTTAGAGAGTTTTTAATATTAAAAAAAAGACCAGCTGCCTGGGTTTTAATATTGGTAATTCCTACGGTTATATTTTTCTATTTAGGGTATATCTATAAAGAAGGTGGTATTGAAACCGTTAATATTGCGGTGTTAGATTTAGATCAATCTGCTTTAAGTAGAAAAGTGATTTCAAATGTTGAAGCGGCACCGAAATTAAAAATTATTAAGTTTTTAAATTCCAATGATAAGCTAGAAGATGTTTTTATCAAATATCCTGAGGTCAAAGGATTTTACGTGATTCCCGAGCATTTTGAAAAACAAATATTTAGAGGCGAACAGACTAAGCTTTTGGTTTACTCCAATGCATCAAATATTGTTTTTGGAAATTTAATTTATAAGGAAGCCGCAAGTTTTATAAATACAATGTCTGCCGGAATTAATTATAATGCTTTTAAAACACAAGGAATCCCAAACAAAAAAGCACTAAAAATGATTATGCCTGTAAAGGTTCATGTTAAACCATTATACAACCCTTATTATAACTATTTGTTTTATTTGATTCCGGGATTAACTACGGTATTACTTCAAATGTTGGTGTTTTTATTGGCTGCCCGTTCTATAAATTCTGAATATACGAATAACACATATAGTGAGCTTTTAAACCTGGCTAATGGTAAGCTTTTTAATATTATTTTCGGCAAATTATTAGCTTATACCATCGTAGGATTTATGGTTGGTGTTTTTATTTTTTCAACTGTACATCCGCTTTTAGGAATCCCAATAAGTCCAAGTACTCTGGCTTTTTTGCCTGTTGTTTTATTATTTGTTATGGTCAATGCCATGTTAGGGATGATGGTTTCAGCCATTTTTAAAAATGAAGCCATAGCTATGGATGTTTCGTTTGTATATAATTCACCTGCCTTTGTTTTTAGCGGTTTTACGTTTCCAATTATGGCCATGCCTGCATTTAATATGTGGTATGCACAACTTATACCATATACCCATTTTTTAAGCGCTTTTATAAAAGGAGTAGAAATGAGTACACCTTTTGTTTTTTTAACACAGCAAGTTATTTATTTGCTTTTGTTTTTAGCTGTGGGCTATATAGTTACAACCACCATATTGTTAGTACGACATAAAAAGAGTATGGTATGA
- a CDS encoding HlyD family secretion protein, translated as MKNKKQIFILIIPIVVILVGVIALYILKPDKESNRVFVGLFETVEIKVASEIPGRIESIYVSLGEQVEKGQLLATIESDILDAKIQQAEGMFNAAQSISEKANSGARSQEVLAAKNSYKMALSQYNYAEKSYNRLKNLVADSLVSQQQMDEVTFKRDAAFDQMNAAKSIYDMATEGARLEDKKAAKGQMNAAGGKVNEAKAYYKELEIYAPVSGEISSKLAEESEVMPAGYPIFTVQKLETIYAVIHIREDFLNDFKMGAEISGKLPAFNNDSYKFKVTYIAPMADFADWIPTADKGRLDMKTFEIHLKPIDKIENLRPGMSVNIKL; from the coding sequence ATGAAAAATAAAAAACAAATCTTCATATTGATAATTCCTATAGTGGTAATACTTGTTGGTGTTATCGCATTATATATTTTAAAACCCGATAAAGAATCGAACCGTGTTTTTGTGGGTTTATTTGAAACGGTTGAAATTAAAGTTGCTTCAGAAATCCCTGGCCGAATAGAATCCATTTACGTAAGCTTAGGTGAGCAGGTTGAAAAAGGTCAGTTATTGGCAACTATTGAAAGTGATATTTTGGATGCCAAAATTCAGCAAGCCGAAGGTATGTTTAATGCCGCACAGTCGATAAGCGAAAAGGCTAATTCTGGCGCTAGAAGTCAAGAAGTATTGGCCGCAAAAAACAGTTATAAAATGGCTTTAAGTCAGTATAATTATGCTGAAAAATCTTATAATCGTTTAAAAAATCTGGTAGCAGATAGCCTAGTTTCTCAACAACAAATGGATGAAGTCACCTTTAAGCGCGATGCCGCATTTGATCAAATGAATGCCGCAAAGTCTATTTATGACATGGCGACAGAAGGAGCAAGATTAGAAGATAAGAAAGCGGCTAAAGGACAAATGAATGCGGCGGGAGGTAAGGTTAATGAAGCAAAGGCGTATTATAAAGAATTAGAAATTTACGCGCCGGTTTCAGGTGAGATATCATCAAAATTGGCTGAAGAAAGCGAAGTTATGCCAGCAGGTTACCCCATATTTACCGTTCAAAAGCTTGAAACTATTTATGCGGTAATTCATATTAGAGAAGACTTCCTAAATGATTTTAAAATGGGTGCAGAAATTTCAGGTAAGTTACCCGCTTTTAATAATGATTCTTACAAATTTAAGGTGACTTATATTGCGCCCATGGCCGATTTTGCCGATTGGATTCCAACTGCCGATAAAGGCCGATTGGATATGAAAACATTCGAAATTCATTTAAAACCTATTGATAAAATTGAAAATCTACGCCCTGGAATGAGTGTTAATATTAAACTTTGA
- a CDS encoding TolC family protein — protein MELKLISLSLEKSYVLKEVGYDLSIDSITHKGIRQNFIPTLEFDASYGYGSTRITADVPTIQLPITGLNLFEGDTQFNAKGNILNANLTAKALLFSGLQVSYGSKASSEKIKAKNFMLFKERADIIKDVIDTFDKIELLNQSKHVLEAGILRLSKEKERVQKAINNGLATPYDRGKITAAELNLASEKTELYGNLNLLYLKLSMLTGVEISKLEAQKFELKPWLVKSNKNTFVDRPEVKALDASINAYDYKLKMNRNLFLPKVQALASLSYTNLFNAEFDTPYTLPTLSDPVNLELNKLELFPAYFVGLGMKWDIFTGLKHDNEIQKTRIQKSISENKKADAIEKLELFNKKVLVGFEVKNQQILYKEQEMQVALNTLNLAIKSYKIGLISISDRLKAETDYQDVVFEYYKLIAEQRMVALELLISTGSLQLQNLNP, from the coding sequence ATGGAGCTGAAGTTAATTTCATTAAGTTTAGAGAAGAGCTACGTCTTAAAAGAAGTAGGATACGATTTATCAATTGATAGTATTACACATAAAGGAATTCGTCAAAATTTTATACCAACACTAGAGTTTGATGCTTCTTATGGTTATGGCTCAACACGAATTACTGCAGATGTTCCAACCATTCAACTTCCCATTACTGGGCTTAATTTATTTGAAGGCGATACCCAATTTAATGCTAAAGGAAATATTCTTAACGCAAATCTTACGGCAAAAGCCTTGTTGTTTTCAGGGCTTCAAGTTAGTTATGGGTCAAAAGCATCCAGCGAAAAAATAAAAGCGAAAAACTTTATGCTTTTTAAAGAACGTGCCGATATCATTAAAGATGTTATCGATACTTTTGATAAGATTGAGTTGCTTAACCAATCTAAGCATGTTTTAGAAGCAGGAATATTAAGGCTTAGTAAAGAAAAAGAACGGGTGCAAAAGGCGATTAACAATGGACTAGCAACACCTTATGATCGAGGTAAAATTACCGCAGCAGAACTTAATTTAGCTTCTGAAAAAACTGAATTATACGGAAATCTGAACCTCTTGTATTTAAAATTATCCATGCTTACAGGCGTTGAAATTTCTAAATTGGAAGCACAAAAATTTGAGTTAAAACCTTGGCTTGTTAAATCAAATAAAAATACGTTTGTAGATCGTCCAGAGGTTAAAGCTTTAGATGCCTCCATTAATGCTTACGATTATAAATTAAAAATGAATAGAAATTTGTTTTTACCCAAAGTACAAGCCCTAGCATCTTTATCATATACCAATTTATTTAATGCCGAATTCGATACACCATATACCCTTCCTACACTAAGTGATCCTGTGAATTTAGAGTTGAATAAATTAGAATTGTTTCCTGCTTATTTTGTTGGATTGGGTATGAAATGGGACATTTTTACTGGACTAAAACATGATAATGAGATTCAAAAAACACGTATACAAAAAAGCATTTCTGAAAACAAAAAGGCAGATGCTATTGAGAAATTAGAGCTGTTTAATAAGAAAGTTCTAGTGGGTTTTGAAGTTAAAAATCAACAAATCTTATATAAAGAACAGGAGATGCAAGTGGCATTGAATACTTTAAATTTAGCCATCAAAAGCTATAAAATAGGCCTAATTTCCATTTCAGACCGATTAAAGGCTGAGACCGATTATCAAGATGTTGTGTTTGAATATTACAAGCTTATTGCCGAGCAACGTATGGTGGCGTTAGAGTTATTAATATCAACAGGTAGTTTACAATTACAGAATTTGAACCCATAG
- a CDS encoding CNNM domain-containing protein, producing MSTLIFWATISIFFSFLCSILEAVLLSVTPTFINLKKREQKEYALTLESLKKDVDKPLIAILTLNTIAHTLGAMMVGIQAEKLPFKIELFGINTVGVISAIMTFLILVASEIIPKTIGATYWKQLANFTSKTLTILIFPLKWTGILWLLQLTTRLIGGKGHGSVLTRQSFIDMTDLAHEEGVFQENESKVIKNLLTFKEVFAKDIMTPRTVMKTVDENTTVEEFFKQNINLRFSRIPVFVDQPDDIKGLVLKDEIFKEMALGNGSKTLSELKRNIIIVNRNLPIPDLFEQLIASRNHMALVVDEYGTVSGLVTMEDVIETLLGLEIMDESDNVSDLQLLARKSWEVRAKKLGIFEDKTKPLE from the coding sequence ATGAGCACATTAATTTTTTGGGCAACCATCTCCATCTTTTTCTCTTTTTTATGTTCCATACTAGAAGCCGTTTTACTAAGCGTCACGCCTACTTTTATCAACCTTAAAAAGCGTGAACAAAAAGAATACGCACTCACTTTAGAGTCCCTTAAAAAAGATGTCGATAAACCGCTTATAGCCATTTTAACTCTTAACACCATTGCACATACTTTAGGAGCCATGATGGTGGGTATACAAGCCGAAAAATTACCATTTAAAATTGAACTTTTTGGTATTAATACCGTTGGTGTAATATCGGCTATAATGACTTTTTTAATTCTAGTAGCTTCAGAAATTATTCCTAAAACCATTGGTGCTACCTATTGGAAGCAACTGGCTAATTTCACTTCTAAAACCCTAACGATTTTAATTTTTCCATTAAAATGGACAGGTATTTTATGGTTACTACAACTTACCACCAGACTTATAGGCGGTAAAGGTCATGGTAGCGTTTTAACCCGCCAAAGTTTTATAGACATGACCGATTTAGCTCATGAAGAAGGTGTTTTTCAAGAAAATGAGAGTAAAGTCATAAAAAACCTACTAACTTTTAAAGAGGTCTTCGCGAAAGACATCATGACGCCCAGAACCGTTATGAAAACCGTTGATGAAAACACCACCGTAGAAGAATTTTTCAAACAAAATATCAATTTACGCTTTTCACGTATTCCTGTTTTTGTAGACCAACCCGACGACATTAAAGGGTTGGTGCTTAAAGATGAAATTTTTAAAGAAATGGCTTTAGGAAACGGTAGCAAAACACTTTCCGAACTAAAACGCAACATTATAATTGTAAATAGAAACCTACCCATCCCCGATTTGTTTGAACAACTTATCGCGAGTCGAAACCACATGGCTCTGGTAGTCGATGAATACGGTACTGTAAGCGGTCTAGTGACCATGGAGGATGTTATTGAAACCTTATTAGGTCTAGAAATTATGGATGAAAGTGACAACGTATCAGACCTCCAACTTTTAGCCAGAAAAAGCTGGGAAGTACGCGCCAAAAAACTCGGTATTTTTGAAGACAAAACGAAGCCTTTAGAGTAG
- a CDS encoding methylated-DNA--[protein]-cysteine S-methyltransferase codes for MESCIIQTPLGYARICGDEKGINSVSISNSEAIRTEIIPLVLQDCAMQLKAYFNGERQEFQLTLNPEGTDFQKKVWKYLEQIPFGKSLSYLELSKQMGQPKAIRAVAHANAKNPLWIIVPCHRVIGSDGSLTGYAGGLHRKQWLLNHESSNKQQTLF; via the coding sequence ATGGAAAGCTGCATCATCCAGACGCCACTAGGGTATGCACGTATTTGTGGTGATGAAAAAGGCATTAATTCGGTTAGCATAAGCAATTCCGAAGCCATAAGAACCGAAATCATCCCTCTTGTATTACAAGACTGTGCGATGCAACTTAAAGCTTATTTTAACGGAGAGCGCCAAGAATTCCAGCTAACATTAAACCCCGAAGGCACCGATTTTCAAAAGAAAGTCTGGAAATATTTGGAACAAATTCCCTTTGGAAAAAGCTTGTCTTATTTAGAGTTATCCAAGCAAATGGGGCAGCCAAAAGCCATTCGGGCCGTAGCACATGCTAATGCTAAAAACCCACTATGGATTATCGTGCCTTGCCATCGCGTCATTGGTAGTGATGGTAGTTTAACTGGTTATGCAGGCGGCTTACATCGCAAACAATGGTTACTCAATCACGAAAGCTCTAACAAGCAACAAACTTTGTTTTAA
- a CDS encoding serine hydrolase domain-containing protein, whose product MKFIKQVIKWLAILVVAIIALLYIFDYDYILRGARIVYLTGHKTAFIDDYPYFDNDTIKKPSNSLPWPIHKNYNTVKPTDKLAKANKDWGTVAFLIIKNDSIWFEDYREDFGKTSKTNSFSMAKSITCALLGKAIMDGYIPSLDQPISEYYPQYANSNITVGDLASMSSGLDWVEHYTSPFSVTARANYDDNVAETILNQKVIEAPGKAFKYLSGNTELLGMVIQKATKKTLSNYLSESFWQPMGATDDALWQVDDSENRLAKAFCCISSNARDFARFGKLYKDYGKWEGQQLLDSAYVVKSVTPRFKASPEYGYGWWLKQQNNKDFFMMRGHLGQYVIVQPEDNVIIVRLGFRKSEDYGHTDAVFTEDISTYIDEAYKMLKHD is encoded by the coding sequence ATGAAATTCATTAAACAAGTTATTAAGTGGCTTGCGATTCTTGTTGTAGCCATTATTGCATTACTTTACATTTTCGATTATGACTATATTTTAAGAGGGGCCAGAATTGTGTACTTAACTGGACATAAAACCGCTTTTATTGATGACTATCCTTACTTTGATAACGATACCATTAAAAAGCCAAGCAATAGTCTGCCTTGGCCCATTCACAAAAACTACAATACGGTGAAACCCACCGACAAATTAGCGAAAGCTAATAAAGATTGGGGTACCGTAGCATTTCTTATTATAAAAAACGACAGCATCTGGTTTGAAGATTACCGCGAAGACTTTGGTAAAACGTCCAAAACCAACTCCTTTTCTATGGCTAAAAGTATTACCTGCGCATTACTGGGCAAAGCTATTATGGACGGCTATATTCCTAGCTTAGACCAACCCATAAGTGAGTACTATCCGCAATACGCTAATAGCAACATTACGGTTGGCGATTTGGCATCGATGTCTTCAGGATTAGATTGGGTTGAGCATTATACGAGTCCGTTTTCGGTAACCGCCAGAGCCAATTATGACGATAATGTCGCCGAAACCATTTTAAATCAAAAAGTGATTGAAGCGCCTGGAAAGGCTTTCAAATATTTAAGCGGAAATACCGAATTGCTAGGTATGGTGATTCAAAAAGCGACTAAAAAAACGCTTTCCAATTATCTTTCTGAATCCTTTTGGCAACCCATGGGCGCTACCGACGATGCCTTATGGCAGGTAGATGATAGCGAAAACCGACTAGCTAAAGCCTTTTGTTGTATTTCTAGTAACGCACGTGATTTTGCACGCTTCGGAAAACTTTATAAAGACTACGGTAAATGGGAAGGCCAACAGCTTTTAGATTCTGCCTATGTGGTGAAATCGGTAACACCTCGTTTTAAAGCTTCTCCAGAATACGGTTATGGCTGGTGGCTTAAACAGCAAAATAACAAAGACTTTTTTATGATGCGTGGGCATTTGGGGCAATATGTTATCGTACAACCCGAAGATAATGTGATTATTGTTCGTTTAGGATTTAGAAAATCGGAAGATTATGGCCATACCGATGCCGTTTTCACGGAAGACATTTCAACGTATATTGATGAGGCTTACAAAATGTTGAAGCATGATTAG
- a CDS encoding 3'-5' exonuclease has protein sequence MIRKINLENILFLDIETVPETEHFSELNDTKQILWEDKSKYQRKDDYTAEEFYDRAGIWAEFGKIVCISVGYFNFQNDIRKFRTTSFFGDEVKILKDFKNLLNTHYNEPKHLLCGHNAKEFDFPYIARRMIIHNIELPHKLNLFGKKPWEVPHLDTLELWKFGDFKSYTSLKLLTHVLGIPSPKDDIDGSEVYRVYYKEHEIDRIVTYCEKDTIAVAQIFLRLRGDEILTDDDIIHI, from the coding sequence ATGATTAGAAAGATTAATCTGGAGAACATCTTGTTTCTCGATATTGAAACCGTTCCTGAAACGGAACATTTTTCAGAACTGAACGACACCAAACAAATCCTTTGGGAAGACAAATCTAAATACCAAAGAAAGGACGATTATACCGCCGAAGAGTTTTACGATCGTGCTGGTATATGGGCCGAATTTGGTAAAATTGTTTGTATTTCGGTAGGCTATTTTAACTTTCAAAATGACATAAGAAAATTTAGAACCACCTCTTTTTTTGGTGATGAAGTTAAAATACTCAAAGACTTTAAAAATTTACTAAACACCCATTACAACGAACCCAAGCATTTACTTTGTGGTCATAATGCCAAAGAATTTGACTTTCCGTATATTGCTCGACGCATGATTATCCATAACATCGAATTACCTCATAAACTCAATTTATTTGGTAAGAAACCATGGGAAGTGCCGCATTTAGACACCTTAGAACTTTGGAAATTTGGCGATTTTAAAAGTTACACCTCTTTAAAATTACTCACTCATGTGTTAGGCATCCCATCACCAAAAGATGATATTGATGGCAGTGAAGTTTATCGGGTGTATTATAAAGAACATGAAATTGATCGTATTGTAACCTATTGTGAAAAAGACACCATTGCGGTAGCTCAAATATTTTTGCGATTACGGGGTGATGAGATTTTAACTGATGATGACATTATTCATATTTAA